In Methanophagales archaeon, the following are encoded in one genomic region:
- a CDS encoding radical SAM protein produces the protein MDSNSNSNSNFNNNNNKITVEFRRVSKEFEVIKSPLPHILIESNKELHGWWNGIEPDGNRECTSEKLLINPYNGCSHNCLFCYSHALGGYFRLFREQRVVTVFKDFDKKVARQLDSIRVASCGYLSPVTDPFQPINGKYELSERIIKQFVDRNIPVQFTTKGRISDAALRLIKKQEHSFGEVSIITLDEDKQQRLMAGGAPTDELLRNIERLANEDKFAVCRIDPIIPFVTDDREELEDLVRAVVEAGAEHIITSCMDVPRAMKYEIYEELEKRFGSEIPKLKVKLEGLYSEVISGRFHADIEYRRKLFRTMREICDRNNVTMGLCMEFESLGGKKLRGLNKEFMSPNSNNCEGIDVPIYVRIGDGKRFEPVPGCDGNCLKCHFSNDDKEPVCGISDLKKAGAWRLSDYRRWSRNLFQTSLGERKWK, from the coding sequence ATGGATAGTAATAGTAACAGCAACAGCAACTTCAATAACAATAACAATAAGATAACCGTAGAATTCAGGCGGGTATCCAAAGAATTTGAGGTTATAAAATCGCCACTACCGCATATATTAATTGAGTCAAACAAAGAGTTACACGGGTGGTGGAACGGGATAGAACCGGATGGTAACAGGGAGTGCACCTCCGAAAAACTCTTAATAAACCCTTATAACGGGTGCAGCCATAACTGTCTGTTTTGTTATTCACATGCGTTAGGTGGCTATTTCAGGCTATTTAGAGAACAGAGGGTGGTTACGGTATTCAAGGATTTTGATAAGAAAGTGGCGAGGCAACTGGATAGCATAAGAGTTGCGAGTTGCGGGTATCTCTCACCGGTTACTGACCCTTTCCAGCCGATAAATGGTAAATACGAATTGAGTGAGAGGATAATAAAGCAGTTCGTTGACCGCAATATACCGGTGCAGTTCACCACGAAAGGGCGAATAAGCGATGCCGCACTGAGATTGATAAAGAAGCAGGAGCATTCGTTTGGTGAAGTTTCTATTATTACGCTGGACGAAGATAAGCAACAGCGACTGATGGCTGGGGGTGCGCCAACGGATGAACTGCTGCGAAATATAGAGAGGCTTGCGAACGAAGACAAGTTCGCAGTATGCAGAATTGACCCGATAATTCCTTTTGTGACCGACGATAGAGAAGAGCTGGAGGATTTGGTGCGAGCAGTGGTTGAGGCTGGTGCGGAACATATAATAACGAGCTGTATGGATGTTCCGAGAGCGATGAAGTATGAAATTTATGAAGAGCTGGAGAAGAGGTTTGGGTCTGAAATACCGAAATTGAAGGTGAAGCTGGAGGGGTTATATAGCGAGGTGATAAGCGGGCGGTTTCATGCGGATATAGAATACCGGAGAAAGCTGTTCAGAACGATGCGTGAGATTTGCGATAGAAATAATGTGACGATGGGGCTGTGTATGGAGTTTGAGTCGCTTGGTGGTAAGAAGCTTAGAGGGTTGAATAAGGAGTTCATGAGTCCTAATTCTAATAATTGTGAGGGTATTGATGTACCGATTTACGTGAGAATAGGAGATGGTAAGCGGTTCGAGCCGGTTCCGGGCTGTGATGGTAACTGTTTGAAATGCCATTTCTCGAATGACGATAAAGAGCCAGTATGCGGTATATCAGACCTGAAGAAGGCGGGTGCGTGGAGATTGAGTGATTACAGGCGGTGGAGCAGAAATCTATTTCAGACAAGCTTAGGTGAGCGAAAATGGAAATAG
- a CDS encoding transposase — translation LDLNWFRKKITKADLEEKEFKWGYSSSKGYYIGYKLTMVIEYPSLMPVAFLLHQGSPNDAKLYE, via the coding sequence TTGGACCTGAACTGGTTCAGGAAAAAGATAACCAAGGCTGATCTGGAGGAAAAAGAGTTCAAATGGGGATATTCTTCGTCAAAAGGCTACTATATAGGTTATAAACTCACCATGGTCATAGAATATCCCTCTTTGATGCCTGTTGCTTTCTTACTCCATCAAGGATCGCCAAATGATGCTAAGCTGTACGAGTAG
- a CDS encoding aconitate hydratase, which translates to MGGRGSLSITRQIIEEHLVEGKFEPGEEIALKIDQTLTQDATGTMAYLQFEALGITEVKTGLSVSYVDHNTIQSGFENADDHRYLKSIAAKYGIVFSKPGNGICHQVHLERFAIPGKTLLGSDSHTPTAGGIGMIAIGAGGLDVAMAMGGSPFYLSCPHVIALYLNGQLSPWVTAKDVALKVLELFTTRGNVGRVFEYMGEGVKTLSVPERATIANMGAECGVTTSVFPSDDNTLQFLRAQHRAHDWIELKADDDDPDSDDYEDSVEIDLNEIVPLAACPHSPDNIKPVAELEGMEVNQVCIGSCTNSSFKDLMTVAKMLEGKKVHPDVELVVAPGSRQVLENIAMAGGLTSLINAGARIAECTCGFCIGNSYSPATDAVSLRTSNRNFMGRSGTKSAKVYLVSPETAAAAAIAGRITDPRELGLKYPDIELPEQFYIDDSMILQPARTSATGVEVEVEVYRGPNIGSPPSFSPLPDTISGLVTIKVGDNITTDHIIPAGSRMKYRSNIAKYAEFVFEPLDRQFYKRASETMRKGKHNIIVAGDSYGQGSSREHAALCPAFLGVKAVIAKSFERIHMANLINFGILPLIFDTKSDYNLIDRGDELEIPNIRRRLSNNEQIAVRDKSKGGHEFKVCTQLTKRERSIILAGGLLPYIKEGIKGGGERG; encoded by the coding sequence ATGGGAGGAAGAGGGAGTCTAAGCATAACGAGGCAGATAATAGAGGAACACCTGGTGGAGGGTAAGTTCGAGCCAGGAGAGGAGATAGCGCTCAAGATAGACCAGACATTGACTCAGGATGCAACTGGGACGATGGCATACCTGCAGTTCGAGGCGCTTGGCATCACAGAGGTAAAGACCGGGTTATCTGTGAGCTATGTTGACCACAATACCATCCAGTCAGGATTTGAGAACGCCGATGACCACCGCTACCTGAAGTCAATTGCTGCTAAGTATGGCATTGTATTCTCGAAGCCCGGGAACGGAATCTGCCATCAGGTCCACCTTGAGAGATTCGCCATTCCGGGTAAGACGCTGCTTGGCTCTGATAGTCATACGCCCACTGCTGGCGGTATTGGTATGATTGCAATTGGTGCAGGTGGTCTGGATGTGGCAATGGCAATGGGCGGCAGTCCTTTTTACCTATCATGCCCTCATGTGATAGCTCTTTACCTTAATGGGCAGCTCAGCCCGTGGGTAACGGCGAAGGATGTGGCGTTAAAGGTTCTGGAACTGTTCACCACGCGTGGTAATGTTGGTCGTGTGTTTGAATACATGGGTGAGGGCGTAAAAACTCTATCCGTCCCGGAACGAGCGACGATAGCGAACATGGGTGCTGAATGCGGCGTTACAACCTCTGTATTCCCCAGCGATGACAACACGCTTCAATTCCTACGAGCACAGCACAGGGCTCACGACTGGATTGAACTCAAAGCCGACGATGATGACCCCGACAGCGATGACTACGAAGATAGCGTTGAGATAGACCTGAATGAGATTGTTCCACTTGCTGCTTGCCCTCATAGTCCCGATAACATAAAGCCCGTGGCAGAACTGGAGGGCATGGAGGTAAATCAGGTATGCATAGGTAGCTGCACCAACTCCTCTTTTAAAGATCTGATGACCGTTGCGAAGATGCTGGAAGGTAAGAAGGTCCATCCAGATGTGGAGTTGGTAGTTGCTCCGGGCTCCAGACAGGTGCTTGAGAATATCGCTATGGCAGGAGGATTGACTTCACTCATCAATGCCGGAGCACGAATTGCTGAATGCACCTGCGGGTTCTGTATCGGCAATAGCTATTCACCAGCAACAGATGCCGTATCATTACGAACGAGTAACAGGAATTTTATGGGGCGTTCAGGCACAAAGAGTGCGAAGGTCTATCTTGTAAGTCCGGAGACAGCCGCTGCGGCTGCTATCGCTGGCAGAATTACAGACCCGAGAGAACTCGGATTGAAATATCCCGATATTGAGCTACCAGAGCAGTTTTATATAGATGACAGTATGATTCTCCAGCCTGCACGCACCAGCGCCACAGGAGTAGAGGTGGAGGTAGAGGTATATCGCGGTCCAAATATTGGCTCTCCTCCTTCGTTCTCTCCACTACCTGATACCATCTCAGGGCTCGTAACGATTAAAGTCGGCGACAATATCACTACTGACCATATAATACCAGCAGGAAGCAGGATGAAGTATCGGTCAAACATAGCGAAGTATGCGGAGTTTGTATTTGAACCGCTGGACAGGCAGTTTTATAAGCGAGCGAGCGAGACCATGAGAAAAGGGAAGCATAATATCATCGTAGCGGGCGATAGCTATGGTCAGGGCTCATCGCGTGAGCATGCGGCTTTATGTCCCGCATTTCTGGGTGTAAAAGCTGTGATTGCAAAATCGTTCGAGCGTATACACATGGCAAATCTCATTAACTTTGGTATCCTGCCCCTCATCTTCGATACCAAATCTGACTACAATCTGATAGACAGAGGCGACGAGCTGGAGATACCGAATATAAGGCGGCGGTTATCGAATAATGAGCAGATAGCAGTGAGAGATAAGAGTAAGGGAGGGCATGAATTCAAGGTCTGTACCCAACTAACGAAACGAGAGCGGAGCATCATCCTCGCGGGTGGCTTGCTACCATATATAAAAGAAGGTATAAAAGGTGGAGGTGAGCGGGGATGA
- a CDS encoding phosphatidylglycerophosphatase A translates to MKIEIEESSGYIAVHGDFNVLSSAFYNGGSRSARTIVNLEVPSSFDGDAFQYFDSFLQANNLSPKETVGMMTAVPMSDARIINRGNISAIITAGISTSAATTSSTVNIILTIDKRLSQSAMANVLIVATEAKTAAFYDLDVRDRTGSLFTGDVTDSVAVACVNRGRGEEEEEVFAGKGTELGKSVYEMVREGVKDALASHNALKADRPILKRLEERGISLNEMVKTALELYVPAVGEEEDLEELSKRLESRIKKESADTNVALLLAAAMHAEEEEIKKGRAGRAGETDAASIVADELIGMDIAEYIGGKRALFNFFYYDTRKPGILSRLGVFMDDAIGGLIAGCMTRMLQE, encoded by the coding sequence ATGAAGATAGAGATAGAGGAGTCAAGTGGCTATATAGCAGTGCATGGTGATTTCAATGTGCTCAGTTCCGCATTCTACAATGGTGGATCTAGAAGTGCACGAACGATAGTAAATTTGGAGGTACCATCAAGCTTTGATGGTGATGCATTCCAATACTTCGATTCGTTCCTCCAGGCGAACAATTTGAGCCCGAAGGAGACAGTAGGCATGATGACTGCGGTACCTATGAGTGATGCGCGAATAATAAACAGAGGCAATATATCGGCTATTATAACTGCGGGTATATCTACATCTGCAGCCACCACCTCTTCCACCGTGAATATTATTCTAACGATTGATAAGCGACTGTCTCAATCAGCAATGGCAAATGTGTTGATAGTGGCAACGGAGGCAAAGACTGCTGCTTTCTATGACCTCGATGTGCGTGACCGCACAGGAAGCCTCTTCACCGGTGACGTTACCGATTCTGTGGCAGTTGCCTGTGTGAATAGAGGAAGAGGAGAAGAAGAGGAGGAGGTCTTCGCAGGTAAGGGCACGGAATTGGGTAAGAGTGTGTATGAAATGGTAAGAGAAGGTGTAAAGGATGCCCTGGCATCCCACAATGCATTAAAGGCTGATAGACCCATCTTGAAGCGACTGGAGGAACGTGGCATCAGTCTGAACGAGATGGTGAAAACAGCACTGGAACTTTATGTACCAGCGGTGGGCGAGGAGGAGGATTTAGAAGAGCTGTCCAAGAGACTGGAATCGAGGATAAAGAAGGAATCGGCAGATACAAATGTTGCACTTCTACTGGCAGCGGCGATGCACGCAGAAGAGGAAGAGATAAAGAAAGGCAGGGCAGGTCGAGCAGGTGAGACAGATGCAGCTTCTATTGTGGCTGATGAGCTTATCGGAATGGACATTGCTGAATACATAGGAGGTAAGAGAGCACTATTCAATTTCTTTTATTATGATACGAGGAAACCGGGGATATTAAGTCGCCTTGGGGTGTTCATGGATGACGCCATTGGCGGATTAATCGCAGGTTGTATGACCCGGATGCTGCAGGAATAG
- the cobA gene encoding uroporphyrinogen-III C-methyltransferase, translated as MGKVYLVGAGPGDPELLSLKAYRLIKEADVILVDNLVLGVKELIPPGKKVIDTGKTSKKHKFSQDEINELMVHLSARYDKVVRLKGGDPFIFGRGGEEAVYLKEHGIEFEVVPGITSAIAVPASFSIPLSYRGVSSSITIITGHEMEEKEENLNWNAIANLKGTLVILMGVGNLATNVALLLKHGLRSDVPVAVIEKGFTPDARIVTGTLDNIVTVARSEGVKPPAVIVVGDVVRIREKLSEL; from the coding sequence ATGGGCAAAGTGTATCTTGTGGGAGCGGGACCGGGCGATCCGGAACTGCTGAGTTTGAAGGCATACAGGCTTATAAAAGAAGCTGATGTGATACTGGTGGACAATCTGGTGCTGGGAGTAAAGGAGCTGATTCCACCGGGTAAGAAGGTTATAGATACCGGTAAGACCTCGAAAAAGCATAAGTTCTCTCAAGATGAGATAAACGAACTCATGGTGCATTTATCTGCGAGATATGACAAGGTGGTGCGATTGAAGGGTGGTGACCCATTCATATTTGGTAGAGGAGGCGAGGAAGCAGTATATCTTAAGGAGCATGGCATTGAATTCGAGGTGGTACCAGGGATAACGTCCGCGATTGCCGTTCCAGCCTCTTTCTCTATACCACTATCCTATCGTGGCGTTTCCTCGTCCATCACTATTATTACAGGACACGAGATGGAAGAAAAAGAAGAGAACCTCAACTGGAATGCAATAGCGAATTTGAAGGGCACACTTGTTATACTGATGGGTGTGGGCAATCTCGCCACCAATGTTGCGCTGCTTCTGAAGCACGGATTGCGTTCTGATGTGCCGGTAGCGGTTATTGAAAAGGGTTTTACTCCCGATGCCCGAATTGTAACCGGAACACTCGATAACATCGTTACAGTAGCGCGAAGCGAGGGGGTGAAGCCACCTGCGGTTATCGTGGTAGGGGATGTGGTGCGAATAAGGGAAAAACTGAGCGAGCTTTAA
- the ruvC gene encoding crossover junction endodeoxyribonuclease RuvC, whose amino-acid sequence MRVIGIDPGTAITGWGVVESTDGVLNPVAFGCIRTTPRQSRAERLKTIYEDLLAVIKEVIPERMAIEKIFFNANVKTALSVGQARGVCLLAAAVSGLPAYEYNTSEVKNIITGYGRATKSEVAVRMKELLRLSETPKPDDVTDALAIATAHIFLMEKEL is encoded by the coding sequence ATGCGTGTAATAGGAATAGACCCTGGGACAGCGATAACAGGTTGGGGAGTGGTGGAGAGCACAGATGGTGTTCTGAATCCCGTAGCGTTTGGCTGCATACGGACGACCCCGCGACAATCACGGGCTGAAAGGTTGAAGACGATATATGAGGATTTGCTCGCAGTGATAAAGGAGGTGATACCCGAGCGGATGGCGATAGAGAAGATATTCTTCAATGCAAATGTTAAGACAGCATTGAGCGTGGGGCAGGCGAGGGGTGTGTGCCTGCTCGCGGCTGCTGTATCAGGACTACCTGCCTATGAATACAACACCTCAGAGGTGAAGAACATTATTACAGGCTATGGCAGGGCGACGAAGAGCGAAGTAGCAGTCAGGATGAAGGAACTGCTTCGGCTCTCTGAGACACCAAAGCCCGACGATGTCACCGATGCACTCGCTATCGCAACCGCTCATATCTTCTTGATGGAGAAGGAATTATAG